From the Micromonospora echinofusca genome, the window GGTCGACCCGGTCGACGGCACCACGCTGATGAGCAAGGGCATGCCGAACGCCGTGGCGGTGCTCGCCGTGTCCGAGCGGGGCGCCATGTTCGATCCGAGCGCGGTCTTCTACATGGAGAAGCTCGCCGTCGGACCGGCGTACGCCGACGTGGTGGACATCAACGCCGGGGTGGCCGAGAACCTGCGCCGGATCGCCAAGGTCAAGGGCACCGACGTCTCCGAGGTCACGGTCTGTGTGCTGGACCGCAGCCGCCACGACGACCTGGTCACGCAGATCCGTCGGGCCGGGGCGGGCATCCGCTTCATCTCCGACGGGGACATCGCCGGTTCCATTGCGGCGGCCCGGGGCGAGTCGGACGTCGACGTGCTGATGGGCATCGGCGGCACCCCCGAGGGCATCATCTCCGCCTGCGCCCTGAAGTGCATGGGCGGGGCGATGCAGGCCAAGCTCTGGCCGCGCGACGCCGAGGAGCGGGAGAAGGCGCTCGCCGCCGGGCACGACCTGGACCGGGTGCTCAGCACCGACGACCTCGTGACCGGGGACAACTGCTTCTTCGTGGCCACCGGCGTCACCTCCGGCGACCTGCTGCGCGGCGTGCGCTACCGGGCCGGCGGCGCGTACACGCAGTCGATCGTCATGCGCTCGAAGAGCGGCACGATCCGGGTCATCGACTCGTACCACCGGCTGGAGAAGCTCGCGCTCTACTCGGCGGTCGACTTCGACGGCCGCCCGCTGGCCGAGCAGGAGTGAGCGTCACCGGGACGCTGGCCCCGCCGGCTCCGTCGGCGGCCCGCCGGATCACCGGCGTGGGCCTCGCGACCGCCTCCGGGCTGGCCGTGGCCGTGCAGTCCCGGATCAACGGCGAGTTGGGCGTACGCCTGGCCGACGGGATCGCCGCTGCGGTCGTCTCGTTCGGGCTGGGCCTGTTGGTGCTGCTGGTGCTTGTCCCCGCCACCCCGGGTGGGCGGCGGGGGCTGGTCGCCCTGCGCGACGCGCTCACCGACGGCACGCTACAGCCGTGGCAGTGCCTCGGCGGGGTGTGCGGGGCGTTCCTGGTCGCCGCCCAGGGGCTGACGATCGGCGCCCTCGGCGTGGCGGTCTTCACGGTCGCGGTGGTGGCCGGCCAGTCCGGCAGCAGCCTGGCCGTCGACCGGGCGGGCGTCGGCCCGAGCGGCCCCCAGCCGGTCACCGGCCAGCGGCTGGCCGGCGCGGCGCTGACCGTGGTCGCGGTCCTGCTGGCCGTCGGCGACCGGCTCGGCGATCCCGCCACCCTCGGGCTGGCCCTGCTGCCGCTGCTCGCCGGCGTGGGCATCGCCTGGCAGCAGGCCGTCAACGGCCGGGTACGGATGGCCTCCGGCAGCGCGCTGACCGCCACCCTGGTCAACTTCTCCGTCGGCACGGTGGCGCTGCTGGTCACCTTCGCCGTCGACGTCGCGGTACGGGGCTGGCCGGCGGGCGGCGCGCCGGCCGAGCCGTGGCTCTAC encodes:
- a CDS encoding DMT family transporter — encoded protein: MSVTGTLAPPAPSAARRITGVGLATASGLAVAVQSRINGELGVRLADGIAAAVVSFGLGLLVLLVLVPATPGGRRGLVALRDALTDGTLQPWQCLGGVCGAFLVAAQGLTIGALGVAVFTVAVVAGQSGSSLAVDRAGVGPSGPQPVTGQRLAGAALTVVAVLLAVGDRLGDPATLGLALLPLLAGVGIAWQQAVNGRVRMASGSALTATLVNFSVGTVALLVTFAVDVAVRGWPAGGAPAEPWLYLGGPIGIVFIAIAATIVRFTGVLLLGLATIAGQIVGAVLLDVLLPTAASRPGPVTLLGAALTLVAVGVAALAPVVPRPSR
- the glpX gene encoding class II fructose-bisphosphatase; its protein translation is MTNTRTRIPQDLDRNLALDLVRVTEAAAMAAGRWVGRGDKEGGDGAAVDAMRKLINSIPMRGVVVIGEGEKDNAPMLFNGEHVGDGSGPEVDVAVDPVDGTTLMSKGMPNAVAVLAVSERGAMFDPSAVFYMEKLAVGPAYADVVDINAGVAENLRRIAKVKGTDVSEVTVCVLDRSRHDDLVTQIRRAGAGIRFISDGDIAGSIAAARGESDVDVLMGIGGTPEGIISACALKCMGGAMQAKLWPRDAEEREKALAAGHDLDRVLSTDDLVTGDNCFFVATGVTSGDLLRGVRYRAGGAYTQSIVMRSKSGTIRVIDSYHRLEKLALYSAVDFDGRPLAEQE